In Rhodopirellula sp. P2, the DNA window ACCCCAGTCCCGAGAACGCCAAGCAGGAAGATCTCCAGCACACGCGGGCGGCGCTCGCATTGTGTGAGAACATTGATGACAACGTTGGGCGGTTGTTGGAGGCCTTGGACCGATTGTCGCTTTCTGAAAACACGATCGTGGTGTTCTTCTGTGACAACGGGCCGAACGGATCTCGGTTCAACGGCGGGTTAAGAGGCCGCAAGGGAGCGGTTCACGAGGGCGGGTTGCGCTCGCCTTGCTTGATTCGGTACCCGGAGGAAATCCAAGCCGGTCGAACGGTCGGGGGGATCGCGGGAGCGATCGATCTGTTCCCGACCCTGGCCGATCTGTGCGGCGTCGAGGTGGGTGCCACCGCGGGACCGCTGGACGGCATGTCGCTGAAGGGCGTGTTGAATGATCCGAAGGAGGTGCCAGTTCAACGTTTGATTTTCACCGCTTGGAAGGGAAAGCTCAGCGTTCGATCGAACCAGTATCGCTATCACCCAAACGGCGACCTGTTTGATTTGCAAGCGGACCCAGGGGAAACGCGATCGGTCGCGAAGGAGCATCCTGAAACAGCGGCGCGAATGAAACGGGCGCTCGAGGATTGGGCGCAAGAAACCAAGCCTCGTGAGCGGAACTACACCGAGGAGCAGGTCTTTCCGGTCGGGCATCCCGACCAGGTGTGGACACAGCTTCCCGCTCGCGACGCGCAGGCGACCGGTCAGGTTCGCCGCAGCAATCGGTTTCCCAACAGCAGCTACATGACTCATTGGCATTCGGAGGAGGATGCCGTCACTTGGGACGTCGATGTGTTGGCCGGCGGGCAGTTTGAGGTGGAGGTGCACTACGCTTGTCCCGAGTCAGCGGTGGGGACGCAGTTGAATTTGGAATGGAAGCAGGGCAACCGCACGGCGGCGACCGAGTCGGTTGTCACCGTGGCCAATCCCTCGGGGGCCATTCATTTGGACAAGGATCGGTCGAAGCGGGTGGAAAGCGACGAGAAGCGATGGGCAAAAATGTCGCTCGGGCGGATCACTTTGTCGGAGGGCAGGGGGCGCCTGTCATTGACCTGCCCAAGAATCATGGGCGAGGATGGGGAGCGTCGAGGCGTGGAGATTCGGCTGATGATGCTGCATCGTGTTCCCGCTGAATGAGCGACCCCTTCGAAAAGCAAGCAGAATGACGGAATCGGAAAAGAGAAAATCGCGTATCACCACTCGAACGCTGCAGCGCATGCGGGAACGTGGTGAGCGGATCACGATGCTGACGGCGTACGATTTTCCAACCGCGAAAATTTTGGATGAAGCCGGTGTCGACGTTCTGCTGGTTGGCGACACCGTCGGCATGGTCGTTCAGGGGCACTCGACGACGTTGCCCGTGACGATGGATCAAATGATCTATCATGCCGAAATGGTCGGTCGGGCAGCGGAGCACGCGATGGTGGTGGTTGATTTGCCCTTTCCTGATGGCCAGCTCGATTTGCTCCACAGTGTCCGCTGTGGGGCTCGCGTGCTGAAAGAAACGCAGTGTCACGCGGTCAAGTTGGAAGGCGGGGCTGAGCAAGCCGAGCGGATCCAGGCGATGGTCGGTGCTGGGATCCCGGT includes these proteins:
- a CDS encoding arylsulfatase codes for the protein MSILTHLRDVVIGALCLASWVGVGGSCRADSDARPNVLVILTDDQGWGDLSLHGNPNLQTPHIDSLARDGVQIQNFYVCAVCSPTRAEFLTGRYHTRSGVFSTSAGGERIDAAERTIGDAFQNAGYATAAFGKWHSGMQAPYHPNSRGFEEFYGFCSGHWGNYFSPMLEHNGEIVQGKGFIVDDLTNHAIDFMEQHRTDPFFVYLPLNTPHSPMQVPDEDWKEFEGKDIVPDPSPENAKQEDLQHTRAALALCENIDDNVGRLLEALDRLSLSENTIVVFFCDNGPNGSRFNGGLRGRKGAVHEGGLRSPCLIRYPEEIQAGRTVGGIAGAIDLFPTLADLCGVEVGATAGPLDGMSLKGVLNDPKEVPVQRLIFTAWKGKLSVRSNQYRYHPNGDLFDLQADPGETRSVAKEHPETAARMKRALEDWAQETKPRERNYTEEQVFPVGHPDQVWTQLPARDAQATGQVRRSNRFPNSSYMTHWHSEEDAVTWDVDVLAGGQFEVEVHYACPESAVGTQLNLEWKQGNRTAATESVVTVANPSGAIHLDKDRSKRVESDEKRWAKMSLGRITLSEGRGRLSLTCPRIMGEDGERRGVEIRLMMLHRVPAE
- the panB gene encoding 3-methyl-2-oxobutanoate hydroxymethyltransferase, encoding MTESEKRKSRITTRTLQRMRERGERITMLTAYDFPTAKILDEAGVDVLLVGDTVGMVVQGHSTTLPVTMDQMIYHAEMVGRAAEHAMVVVDLPFPDGQLDLLHSVRCGARVLKETQCHAVKLEGGAEQAERIQAMVGAGIPVMAHIGLRPQNIHVEGGYRLQRDIERLVADAKAAEAAGAFVVLIECVPSEAAAAITAAVSVPTIGIGAGRDVSGQVLVTHDILGLTSGYTPKFTRLFADVGNTIREAAKSYCEEVKAASFPSDAESFE